ccaggggagagggagggccacAGCAGCTCAGGGATGGGGCACCCAGTTCAACCCCTGCTGGTATCTCCAGCAGATACCTTTTGTACTCCTCCCTGTGCCAGTAGAAATGGCTTGGCTACCTTAAAATCATAGAACCgcagagtgggaagggacaccaagggtcatctactccaaccccctgcaatgcaagctTGCTCAGCAATGGCAGGGTCGTTGAGAAGCCTGTCTCCCcactgctcacacccaggcacccTAGAAAGAGCCTCACAAAGGAGGGGATATACTCACAGCAGGATCTCTTGCTTGGTCAAGAAGGTCAGCTCCTAGGAAAGCGGGACAGGgtggaaaggagggagagaaggttaGTCTGCTGGAGAAGAGGGAGGCGTGGAGGGGTCCCATCATGCCCCCCTCaccagtctgccccccccccgcgccctgGGGCTGCCGTCCAGACAGGGCTGGACTCCTCCTCCCAGAAGCCTGCACCATCTATGGGCAACAGGGATGAGCTAGAGCCCCGCCACATCTGGAGGAAAGCCCCCTACGGGGGGCAAGCTGACGCCCACACACAACTTCGGCCCCtcagctccacccccaccccaccccgccaagCGAGAGCCCAGCGAAGACGAAGGCAGCCCAGCGAGCTGCACAGCGAAGGGACGGGACGGGAGTGGGTACCTGGTATTCCCCAAGGAGGTCTCGGGGTAGGCGGCTGCCGGAGGACCCCATGGCGACGACGGTACAACTTCAGGCAAACTCCGGGAACTtccttgtctcctcctcctccccactcccctcgACGGGACGTCACTGTCGCCAAGCAACCACCCCGTAGCCCCGCCCATTCCGAAAGGAGGCAGGCGGAGCCCGGCAGAGCCCGCTGCGGGGAGTGGGGCGGGGGTGTCCCGGGATGCGTCGCTGCTGGCAGACTCCGAGGCATCCCCTCCTCCGCTCGCCAGCCGGCCGGCCAGTTAGAACAGGTTGGATGGAGGCCCCCTCTCCCACGGTTCCCCGCACCAGGTAAGCTCCGGCGATCGGAGCCGTCGAGGGGGAATCTGCAGCGATGGCGTCGCGCGCTGTGGCCAAGCCGGTGATGGACTTCCACCCCCAGATTATTAGACGCTGCTGCCAGTCCCGCCCGACGACCACGACTAAGGAAGCGCCGCCCGGGACGCGGCCACGTGGTCCACCGGCAGTCCGACGTgagcagcacagcggcagcaggtgaggaagaagagagagggatCCGGCGGGACTTCGTCTGCGTGGCCCAGAAGAGGTAGGAAGCTAGGAGCGGGCCGGGCTGTGTTGCTTGTGGGGCAGCGGGGAGGCTGCAGTCTGGGCCCTGGGCGGCGTCCCCTCCTGGCGATGCTGCTGCGGATCCCCCAGACGGCGGCCCTCTGGACGCGCCCCGGAGCACGCCGAGCTTTTTCGCCAATAGAGGCTGGGGCTGGCGAGCCCCCTGTACGTTAAGGAGCCCGAGGGGGGCGCCATGGTCGAGGAGTGGAGGGCACCCACTGGCGCTGCCTGGACTCCCAGCAtaaggagtccccccccccccatttattgtGCTTTCAGGAAACGGTACAGCCCAGCAGGGCTACAGAGCAGCAAGGGGCGGAGAGTTTCATCCTTCACACTGACCCAGTAAGTCTGCCTTTGCCATCCTGGTGCCTCcatatgttttagactacaactcccatcagcccccaaacatctggagggcaccaggttggtgttTGCAAAGGAAGGGCTGGTGGTGCCAGCCTCAGACTCCTCCTCCACATATGTTTGGCCTCCCAGTCCAGAACTGAGTTACCCAGCTGAACTTTCAGGCACTGAAAGCAACCAAGAACAGCTCTCTGGGGCTTCATTGTGGCTTTCTCTAATGCGGGCTCTTCTGTCTTTCTTAGTTCTATTTCAGAGCAGCAGAGGAGCCTCTGGTTGCCTCCACCCTAACCATGGAGATGGGCCCCACCAGCCATGAACCTCTGAGACCCCAATCTCAGAAGGGCTCTGATCTCTCCTCTGCAGAGGTTTTTGCCTATGACGAGAGGGACTTTGTGCTGAGTGGAGTACAGTGGCAGGAAAACAGAGGGAATCGTGGACCCCCTGGCCACACCATGTCCCGCTTTGACAGAGTTCTTCAGTCAGGCTGGAAGGACAGACAGAACCGGGGACTCTTCCGCTACTACTTGGAGGAGCTGCAGACCCGGATCCTGCCAGGGACGGTAGGATTTGTGGCCCAGCTGAACATCCAAAGGGGGTCAGAGAGAAGGAGACCCCAGGAGATCCAAAGCATCCAGCAGAGATTTGACCTCCAGCAGTTCAACTTCAACAAGATCCGGCCTGAGGAGATTCTCTTTGGCATGTCCAGGGGCCAGACTTCCTCCAGGCCCTGCTTGGCAGGTGCTCAGATCCCGCCTGGCTCTGCCTTTGTCCTTGTAGTGATCAATGTCAGCCCTTTGGAGTTTGGACACATCCTTCTCATCCCTGATCCCACACTCTCATTGCCACAGATCCTCACCCCACAGGTCGTCTGCTTTGGCCTGGATGCCGTCCTCCTCAGTGGCCACCCTGGCTTCCGTGTGGGTTTCAACAGCCTTGGGGCCTTTGCCTCGGTCAACCACTTGCACCTGCATGGCTTTTACTTGAACTGGGAGCTGCTGGTTGAATCAGCCCCCTGTGAGCCTCTCCTGCCCGAAGCAAACTTCTATCTGCTGCAGGAGGTCCCAGTTCCCTGCTTTGTCTTCTATAGCGAAGGGCAGCATTTAGAGGAGCTGGCACAGCGTGTTTGCCAGGTCACCAACTATCTGGTAAAGAAGGAGATCGCTCACAACCTGTTCATAACCAGGGGTGCTAAACCAGAGGGGCCCGTCCACTCAGGAGCTCGACCTGGAATCCGGATCATAGTCTGGGCCAGGAAATCCTGTTTTGGTACCAAAGAAGAGTCTGCGTTCAATGTGGCTCTCTGCGAACTGGCAGGGCACCTGCCCATCAAAACTGCCCAGGATTTTGAGAGTCTCACAGAAGCACTGGCCATTCACACCCTTCAGAAATGTCTCCTTCCAGACTCTCTGTTTTCCCAGCTCCAGTGTGAGCTGGTGGCCCTCCTCAAAGAGTGACCTCACAGGGATGGTTGTCCTTCTGGAAATTCTGCTAATGTGTGCCTGTTCAgtaaggagaggagggagaccttGTTTACCCACAAATGCCATGGTAGGAGCGCATGCAAGATTGCTGGTCAATAAAGCATAAATTCAACTGAATTCCCGTCTTTGTTCTTTTGACTCCCAAGCTGTAATACAATATTTGCTTTCCTTAAAGCGCTTACATGGAGTCagaccatttagctcagtattgtccaccccaggagtagccaacatagCCAATTAAGGGAATCATACTCCACATCTAGGTGGGCAACACTCTTGTTACCCCTGGTCTACAATGTCAGGTGTGAGCTCTCTAAGGTATCAGGTAGGAATCTTTCCCGgccctactgggagatgctgCCTGGACTTGGACTAGGAATCCTGCTCTGCACTTTGCTATAGCCCCAAAGCTTGTCTTGCATGGATTGTTTAAAAGGGACTAGTGAGTTTAGTGCAGAGGTTTCTGATGGAGCAAGGATCCTGGCACCTGCAGGCTTACTCCAAGAGATTAGTGGATTAAACATGAGTGCTAAACTGAGTATGTGTGATACCTAAGCTTTCCCAGTTAGAGcccctgtcagtgtagacagtactgagtcaGATGGACCAAGGATCTAATTTGGCACATCCTTAATTTGACATCTTTCTATATAAACCAACTGTTGCAAATAAGTAGGGTTGTATACAATGCCATGCTGCTGAAAGCCAGGGTGGGTTAAGCATGAGCCTTAGGCACTG
The sequence above is drawn from the Lacerta agilis isolate rLacAgi1 chromosome 13, rLacAgi1.pri, whole genome shotgun sequence genome and encodes:
- the GDPGP1 gene encoding GDP-D-glucose phosphorylase 1, coding for MEMGPTSHEPLRPQSQKGSDLSSAEVFAYDERDFVLSGVQWQENRGNRGPPGHTMSRFDRVLQSGWKDRQNRGLFRYYLEELQTRILPGTVGFVAQLNIQRGSERRRPQEIQSIQQRFDLQQFNFNKIRPEEILFGMSRGQTSSRPCLAGAQIPPGSAFVLVVINVSPLEFGHILLIPDPTLSLPQILTPQVVCFGLDAVLLSGHPGFRVGFNSLGAFASVNHLHLHGFYLNWELLVESAPCEPLLPEANFYLLQEVPVPCFVFYSEGQHLEELAQRVCQVTNYLVKKEIAHNLFITRGAKPEGPVHSGARPGIRIIVWARKSCFGTKEESAFNVALCELAGHLPIKTAQDFESLTEALAIHTLQKCLLPDSLFSQLQCELVALLKE